The Methylobacterium currus genome contains a region encoding:
- a CDS encoding caspase family protein encodes MPPLRHLLLALAALAGLLVTALPSAAAPAERRIALVVGNGAYAAGAIPTAANDAGLVAQTLQAAGFDVVGARDLDEDSLRRTLRDFTDKAAAAGPDAVAFVYLSGYGLQLENEAYFAPVDARIETASDVPLQALRVSDYVKRLAALPLKARFVVLDAARTAPFRLRGDPLAGGLPLVEAEPGSLIATNAAPGTVGPAETGPYGAYALALVEMIREGGLAPAALFERVRLRVAEATRGAEVPWSASRIDAPFVFLEREAGAPSLAGFEPPAKPLGEIGAREAYAACLGRDTLAGYEEFVAAYPHDPLAKRVRAIIAARREALTWRRSALANTPEAYWSYLGRYPRGPHAWDARRRLSALAAAFAPPPDYRVLAYDVPPPPPDEVVYVERPALYLDDPVYALPPPPVAFLPPRPTVLVELAPPPPPVEAYILPVPAYVPVPTYVVAPPAVVAPPNPVLFQNLHVQTTTIVHEHAPEPVPPGASRLAPVAGAVAGAALGAAAARVALPPAIAEKAALRPDPRSAPGQIPRASGPVGGPPPGATALRPSLPGQIPPPAPAGPRPNPAQNARQPLPGAGGTPLPAVAGRPAGPLPGGRPVGLGQIPGQLPSQMQGQVPPAAAPSAGPPPAAIRPGQPALAARPPQGPAVPPPQGLQPQGLQPQGVRPPITPSRPVQPPRMVAPAQVPRPAVPPSAAQPSAAQPPRMAAPARAPRPDDALQRMRMEQAVRQQAMQRQQAMQAQQAQARQRVEAQQMMQRQQQQMQDAMRRQQAQALRQPQMMAPRPQPMPPHPAPQAAPRPAPHAPPPGHGCGHPGAPPCR; translated from the coding sequence ATGCCGCCGCTCCGACACCTGCTCCTCGCCCTCGCGGCTCTGGCGGGCCTCCTCGTCACCGCCCTCCCCTCGGCGGCGGCCCCGGCCGAGCGGCGGATCGCCCTCGTGGTCGGCAACGGCGCCTACGCGGCCGGCGCGATCCCGACCGCCGCCAACGATGCCGGCCTCGTCGCCCAGACCCTGCAGGCGGCGGGCTTCGACGTCGTCGGCGCCCGCGACCTCGACGAGGACTCCCTGCGCCGGACCTTGCGCGACTTCACCGACAAGGCCGCGGCGGCCGGGCCGGACGCGGTGGCGTTCGTGTATCTGTCCGGCTACGGCCTGCAGCTCGAGAACGAGGCCTATTTCGCCCCCGTCGACGCCCGGATCGAGACCGCCTCCGACGTGCCGCTCCAGGCCTTGCGGGTCTCGGACTACGTCAAGCGCCTCGCCGCCTTGCCGCTCAAGGCCCGCTTCGTGGTGCTCGACGCCGCCCGGACGGCGCCGTTCCGCCTGCGGGGCGATCCGCTCGCCGGCGGCCTGCCGCTCGTCGAGGCCGAGCCCGGCAGCCTGATCGCCACCAATGCCGCCCCCGGCACCGTCGGCCCGGCCGAGACCGGCCCCTACGGAGCTTACGCCCTCGCCCTCGTCGAGATGATCCGCGAGGGCGGGCTCGCGCCCGCCGCGCTGTTCGAGCGGGTGCGGCTGCGGGTGGCGGAGGCGACCCGCGGCGCCGAGGTGCCGTGGAGCGCGTCCCGCATCGACGCGCCGTTCGTGTTCCTGGAGCGGGAGGCCGGGGCGCCGTCGCTGGCCGGGTTCGAGCCGCCGGCAAAGCCGCTCGGCGAGATCGGCGCGCGCGAGGCCTACGCCGCCTGCCTCGGCCGCGACACCCTGGCGGGCTACGAGGAGTTCGTCGCCGCCTATCCCCACGACCCGCTGGCCAAGCGGGTGCGGGCGATCATCGCGGCCCGGCGCGAGGCCCTGACCTGGCGGCGCAGCGCGCTCGCCAACACGCCGGAGGCCTATTGGTCGTATCTCGGCCGCTATCCCCGCGGGCCGCACGCCTGGGACGCCCGCCGGCGCCTCTCGGCGCTGGCCGCCGCGTTCGCGCCGCCGCCGGATTACCGCGTGCTCGCCTACGACGTGCCGCCGCCGCCGCCCGACGAGGTGGTCTATGTCGAGCGGCCGGCGCTGTATCTCGACGATCCGGTCTACGCCCTGCCGCCGCCGCCCGTCGCCTTCCTGCCGCCGCGGCCGACCGTGCTGGTGGAGCTGGCGCCGCCCCCGCCGCCGGTGGAGGCCTACATCCTGCCGGTGCCCGCTTACGTCCCGGTGCCCACCTACGTGGTCGCGCCCCCCGCCGTGGTGGCGCCGCCAAACCCGGTGCTGTTCCAGAACCTGCACGTCCAGACCACCACGATCGTGCACGAGCACGCCCCCGAGCCGGTACCGCCCGGCGCCTCCCGCCTCGCCCCGGTCGCCGGTGCGGTCGCGGGAGCGGCACTCGGCGCGGCGGCGGCCCGGGTCGCCCTGCCGCCGGCCATCGCCGAGAAGGCGGCGCTCCGGCCGGATCCCCGGAGCGCGCCGGGCCAGATCCCGCGCGCCAGCGGGCCGGTGGGCGGACCGCCTCCCGGCGCGACCGCCCTGCGGCCGAGCCTGCCCGGCCAGATCCCGCCCCCGGCCCCGGCCGGACCGCGGCCGAATCCGGCACAGAACGCCAGGCAGCCGCTGCCCGGCGCGGGCGGCACGCCGCTGCCGGCCGTCGCTGGCCGGCCCGCCGGCCCGCTTCCGGGCGGCCGGCCCGTGGGGCTCGGCCAGATCCCGGGCCAGCTTCCGAGCCAGATGCAGGGTCAGGTTCCGCCGGCCGCGGCGCCATCGGCGGGGCCGCCCCCGGCCGCGATCAGGCCGGGACAGCCTGCCCTCGCCGCCCGCCCCCCGCAGGGACCCGCCGTCCCGCCGCCCCAGGGACTGCAACCCCAGGGACTGCAACCCCAGGGCGTGCGGCCCCCGATCACGCCCTCGCGCCCGGTCCAGCCGCCGCGGATGGTCGCCCCCGCACAGGTCCCGCGACCGGCCGTGCCGCCCTCGGCGGCGCAGCCTTCGGCGGCGCAGCCGCCCCGCATGGCCGCGCCTGCCAGGGCGCCGCGTCCGGATGATGCCTTGCAGCGGATGCGGATGGAACAGGCGGTGCGCCAGCAGGCGATGCAGCGTCAGCAAGCGATGCAGGCGCAGCAGGCCCAGGCCCGTCAGCGCGTCGAGGCGCAGCAGATGATGCAGCGCCAGCAGCAGCAGATGCAGGATGCGATGCGGCGCCAGCAGGCCCAGGCCCTGCGCCAGCCGCAGATGATGGCGCCGCGGCCCCAGCCGATGCCGCCGCATCCGGCGCCGCAGGCCGCGCCCCGCCCGGCGCCCCACGCCCCGCCGCCGGGCCACGGCTGCGGGCATCCGGGCGCGCCGCCCTGCCGGTAG
- the prfB gene encoding peptide chain release factor 2 (programmed frameshift): MRAEIEQLSDAAKQSIGLLRRHLDWDTVDKRLAELNARSEDPSLWNDPEEAQKVMRERTQLDDAVTAIRRLEQGLEDGATLIELGEMEEDAASIREGEEQIRAVQVEAARRQIETLLSGEADANDTYLEVHAGAGGTESQDWANMLQRMYARWAERRKYKVEIVEWADGEEAGIKGATLLIKGHNAYGWLKTESGVHRLVRISPYDSNARRHTSFASVWVYPVIDDRITIDIKESDCRIDTYRSSGAGGQHVNTTDSAVRITHNPTGIVVACQQERSQHKNRATAWNMLRARLYELELKKREEKANAEAASKTDIGWGHQIRSYVLQPYQLVKDLRTGAQSTSPDDVLDGDIDDLIEASLAQRVYGGAEAVEDID; the protein is encoded by the exons ATGCGCGCCGAGATCGAGCAACTCTCGGATGCCGCCAAGCAGTCGATCGGACTGCTGAGGAGGCATCTT GACTGGGATACCGTTGACAAGCGCCTCGCGGAGCTGAACGCCCGCTCGGAGGACCCCTCGCTCTGGAACGATCCGGAGGAGGCCCAGAAGGTCATGCGCGAGCGCACGCAGCTCGACGACGCCGTCACGGCGATCCGGCGCCTGGAACAGGGGCTGGAGGACGGCGCGACGCTGATCGAGCTGGGCGAGATGGAGGAGGATGCCGCCAGCATCCGCGAGGGTGAGGAGCAGATCCGCGCCGTGCAGGTGGAAGCTGCCCGCCGCCAGATCGAGACCCTGCTCTCGGGCGAGGCCGACGCCAACGACACCTATCTGGAGGTCCATGCGGGTGCCGGCGGCACCGAGAGCCAGGACTGGGCCAACATGCTCCAGCGCATGTATGCCCGCTGGGCCGAGCGCCGGAAGTACAAGGTCGAGATCGTCGAGTGGGCCGACGGCGAGGAGGCCGGGATCAAGGGCGCCACGCTCCTGATCAAGGGCCACAACGCCTATGGCTGGCTGAAGACCGAATCGGGCGTGCACCGCCTGGTGCGGATCTCGCCCTACGATTCCAACGCCCGGCGGCACACCAGCTTCGCCAGCGTCTGGGTCTACCCGGTCATCGACGACCGGATCACGATCGACATCAAGGAATCGGACTGCCGGATCGACACCTATCGCTCCTCCGGCGCCGGCGGCCAGCACGTCAACACCACCGATTCGGCGGTGCGCATCACCCACAACCCGACCGGGATCGTGGTCGCGTGCCAGCAGGAGCGCTCGCAGCACAAGAACCGGGCCACCGCCTGGAACATGCTGCGCGCCCGCCTCTACGAGCTCGAGCTAAAGAAGCGCGAGGAGAAGGCCAATGCCGAGGCGGCCTCGAAGACCGATATCGGCTGGGGCCACCAGATCCGCTCCTACGTGCTCCAGCCCTATCAGCTGGTGAAGGACCTGCGCACCGGCGCCCAATCGACCAGCCCCGACGACGTCCTCGACGGCGACATCGACGACCTGATCGAGGCGTCGCTCGCCCAACGGGTCTATGGCGGGGCCGAGGCGGTCGAGGATATCGACTGA
- a CDS encoding penicillin-binding protein 1A has translation MRFILRFFGFLFSIAAMAVVVGAAAGGYFFWKYSRDLPDHAALANYEPPVMTRVHAADGSLLAEYARERRLYLPIQAMPKIVIAAFLSAEDKNFYKHGGIDPEGIVRAVLTNASSGKKQGASTITQQVAKNFLLSSEQTLDRKVREALIALRIESTYSKDKILELYLNEIFLGTIVPGRNLHGIAAAALDYFGKSVHELTIHEAAYLAALPKGPNNYHPYRRTQQALARRNEIIGLMAQNGYITKEEAESERKLPLGVNPRSVSPNTANANYFAEEVRREISERYGEKKLYEGGLSVRTTLDPKMQVMARKALVDGLVRYDQARGWRGPKSRVELAGRDWGMAVAEVPALGDVQPWRLAVVLDTSGGRATIGLQPKRESSGQVSKDRETGIITAEGVRWTGRSVAAALNPGDVVYVERMEGAGNAYRLRQIPEVSGAIVAMDPYTGRVHAMVGGFSYDESEFNRATQAMRQPGSSFKPIVYSAALDNGYTPSSIVLDTPITIEAGPGQEAWSPSNYDGKSGGPHTLRYGIEHSKNLMTVRLAKDVGMPLIAEYARRFGVYDDMLPVLPMSLGAGETTVMRMVTAYSMLDNGGRRIRPTLIDRIQDRNGETIYRHDTRKCIGCDAEKWSGQDEPKLVDESEQVLDPLTAYQIVSIMEGVVQRGTATILKEIGKPLAGKTGTTNDAKDAWFVGFSPDLAVGIYMGYDKPRSLGDRATGGGLAAPIARDFLKAALKDKPPTPFRVPPGIKLIRVNAASGTRAGGSEGGLLEAFKPGTAPPDSYSAPPSAQPAAPGAVPPDADRAAQAGGLY, from the coding sequence ATGCGCTTCATCCTCCGCTTCTTCGGCTTCCTGTTCAGCATCGCGGCGATGGCGGTCGTCGTCGGTGCCGCGGCGGGCGGCTACTTCTTCTGGAAGTACTCGCGCGACCTGCCCGACCATGCGGCGCTCGCCAATTACGAGCCGCCGGTGATGACCCGCGTCCACGCCGCCGACGGCAGCCTGCTCGCCGAGTATGCCCGCGAGCGCCGGCTCTACCTGCCGATCCAGGCGATGCCGAAGATCGTCATCGCGGCCTTCCTGTCGGCCGAGGACAAGAACTTCTACAAGCACGGCGGCATCGATCCCGAGGGCATCGTCCGGGCGGTTCTGACCAACGCCTCGAGCGGCAAGAAGCAGGGCGCCTCGACCATCACCCAGCAGGTCGCCAAGAACTTCCTGCTCTCCTCCGAGCAGACCCTCGACCGCAAGGTCCGCGAGGCGTTGATCGCGCTGCGCATCGAATCGACCTACTCGAAGGACAAGATCCTCGAGCTCTACCTCAACGAGATCTTCCTCGGCACGATCGTGCCGGGCCGCAACCTGCACGGCATCGCGGCCGCCGCGCTCGACTATTTCGGCAAGTCGGTGCACGAGCTGACGATCCACGAGGCGGCCTATCTGGCGGCGCTGCCGAAGGGGCCGAACAACTACCATCCCTATCGCCGCACCCAGCAGGCGCTGGCGCGCCGCAACGAGATCATCGGCCTGATGGCCCAGAACGGGTACATCACCAAGGAGGAGGCCGAATCGGAGCGCAAGCTGCCGCTCGGCGTCAACCCGCGCAGCGTCTCGCCCAACACCGCCAACGCGAACTACTTCGCCGAGGAGGTCCGCCGCGAGATCTCCGAGCGCTACGGCGAGAAGAAGCTCTACGAGGGCGGCCTGTCGGTGCGCACCACCCTCGACCCGAAGATGCAGGTGATGGCCCGCAAGGCCCTCGTCGACGGCCTGGTGCGCTACGACCAGGCCCGCGGCTGGCGCGGGCCGAAGAGCCGGGTCGAGCTGGCCGGCCGCGACTGGGGCATGGCGGTGGCCGAGGTGCCGGCGCTCGGCGACGTGCAGCCCTGGCGCTTGGCGGTGGTGCTCGATACGTCAGGTGGCCGCGCCACCATCGGCCTGCAGCCCAAGCGCGAGAGTTCGGGCCAGGTCTCGAAGGACCGCGAGACCGGGATCATCACGGCGGAGGGCGTGCGCTGGACCGGCCGCAGCGTCGCGGCGGCGCTGAACCCCGGCGACGTGGTCTATGTCGAGCGGATGGAGGGGGCCGGCAACGCCTACCGCCTGCGGCAGATCCCGGAGGTCTCCGGCGCCATCGTGGCGATGGATCCCTATACCGGCCGCGTCCACGCCATGGTCGGCGGCTTCTCCTACGACGAGAGCGAGTTCAACCGCGCCACCCAGGCGATGCGCCAGCCCGGCTCGTCGTTCAAGCCGATCGTCTACTCGGCGGCGCTCGACAACGGCTACACCCCGTCCTCGATCGTGCTCGACACGCCGATCACCATCGAGGCGGGTCCGGGCCAGGAGGCGTGGTCGCCCTCGAACTACGACGGCAAGTCCGGCGGCCCGCACACCCTGCGCTACGGCATCGAGCACTCGAAGAACCTGATGACGGTGCGGCTCGCCAAGGATGTCGGCATGCCGCTGATCGCCGAGTATGCCCGCCGCTTCGGCGTCTACGACGACATGCTGCCGGTGCTGCCGATGTCGCTCGGCGCCGGCGAGACCACCGTGATGCGGATGGTCACCGCCTACTCGATGCTCGACAATGGCGGCCGGCGCATCCGCCCGACCCTAATCGACCGGATCCAGGACCGCAACGGCGAGACGATCTACCGCCACGACACCCGCAAGTGCATCGGCTGCGACGCCGAGAAGTGGTCGGGCCAGGACGAGCCGAAGCTGGTCGACGAGTCCGAGCAGGTCCTCGACCCGCTCACCGCCTACCAGATCGTCTCGATCATGGAGGGCGTGGTCCAGCGCGGCACCGCCACCATCCTGAAGGAGATCGGCAAGCCGCTCGCCGGCAAGACCGGCACCACCAACGACGCCAAGGACGCCTGGTTCGTCGGCTTCTCGCCGGACCTCGCGGTGGGCATCTATATGGGCTACGACAAGCCCCGCTCGCTCGGCGACCGCGCCACCGGCGGCGGCCTCGCCGCCCCGATCGCCCGCGACTTCCTGAAGGCCGCGCTGAAGGACAAGCCGCCGACGCCCTTCCGCGTGCCCCCGGGCATCAAGCTGATCCGCGTCAACGCCGCCTCCGGCACCCGCGCCGGCGGCTCGGAGGGCGGCCTCCTCGAGGCGTTCAAGCCCGGCACCGCCCCGCCCGACAGCTACTCGGCCCCGCCGAGCGCCCAGCCGGCGGCGCCGGGCGCGGTGCCGCCGGATGCGGACCGGGCGGCGCAGGCCGGCGGCCTGTACTGA
- a CDS encoding N-acetylmuramoyl-L-alanine amidase, with protein MPTRARPIRLLVRAALVVAAFLLPAVAGATPSGPERAAGERPAADRPAAERPAVAIAAETGAIPEGGTRLTVVLSRPVEARAFVMERPDRAIVDLPEVNFQLPPEAGRKRDGLVASYRYGLFAPGRSRIVIDLAQAATVARVATSTRPRDGAVLLTIDLARSDREAFRRAAQAPEPARAAEAPAREGGDPRPLVIVDAGHGGIDPGAIAGNGVYEKDIVFGVAQGLVQRLEAGGRIRVQMTRDRDVFVPLNERVRIARDARADLFVSIHADSISAAPQVRGATIYTGSEKATDAESARLADRENKADAAAGADQGDGPGDVADILQELTLRETRGFSARFAKGLLTRLSGAMEMSVKPHREAGFRVLRSPDVPSVLVELGYLSSKRDLDLLLSDEWRANVTGQMAGAIEAFFAGRLPATVTARGADAPRIGRAAQIGPAPVSP; from the coding sequence ATGCCGACACGCGCACGTCCGATCCGCCTTCTCGTCCGCGCCGCCCTCGTGGTTGCGGCCTTTCTCCTGCCGGCCGTCGCCGGCGCCACCCCGTCGGGGCCGGAGCGTGCCGCCGGGGAGCGGCCGGCCGCGGATCGTCCGGCGGCGGAGCGGCCCGCCGTGGCGATCGCCGCCGAGACGGGGGCGATTCCGGAGGGCGGCACCCGCCTGACCGTGGTGCTGTCGCGGCCGGTCGAGGCGCGGGCCTTCGTGATGGAGCGGCCCGACCGGGCGATCGTCGACCTGCCCGAAGTGAACTTCCAGCTGCCCCCCGAGGCCGGGCGCAAGCGCGACGGCCTCGTCGCCTCCTACCGCTACGGCCTGTTCGCGCCCGGGCGCTCGCGCATCGTCATCGACCTCGCGCAGGCGGCCACGGTGGCGCGGGTCGCGACCTCGACCCGCCCGCGGGACGGGGCGGTCCTGCTCACCATCGATCTCGCCCGCAGCGACCGCGAGGCCTTCCGCCGCGCCGCGCAAGCCCCGGAGCCCGCCCGCGCGGCGGAGGCGCCCGCCCGCGAGGGGGGCGATCCGCGCCCCCTCGTCATCGTCGATGCGGGCCATGGCGGCATCGATCCGGGCGCCATCGCGGGCAACGGCGTCTACGAGAAGGATATCGTGTTCGGGGTCGCCCAGGGGCTGGTGCAGCGCCTGGAGGCCGGCGGCAGGATCCGGGTGCAGATGACCCGCGACCGCGACGTGTTCGTGCCGCTCAACGAGCGGGTGCGCATCGCCCGCGACGCCCGCGCCGACCTGTTCGTGTCGATCCACGCCGATTCGATCTCGGCCGCGCCGCAGGTGCGCGGCGCCACGATCTATACCGGCTCGGAGAAGGCCACCGACGCCGAATCGGCCCGCCTCGCCGACCGCGAGAACAAGGCCGACGCGGCGGCCGGAGCCGACCAGGGCGACGGCCCGGGTGACGTCGCCGACATCCTCCAGGAACTCACCTTGCGCGAGACCCGCGGCTTCTCGGCCCGCTTCGCCAAGGGCCTGCTGACGCGCCTCTCCGGCGCGATGGAGATGAGCGTGAAGCCCCACCGCGAGGCGGGGTTCCGGGTGCTGCGCTCGCCCGACGTGCCCTCGGTGCTGGTCGAGCTCGGCTACCTGTCGAGCAAGCGCGACCTGGATCTGCTGCTCTCCGACGAGTGGCGGGCCAACGTCACGGGCCAGATGGCCGGGGCGATCGAGGCCTTCTTCGCCGGCCGCCTGCCGGCCACCGTCACCGCCCGCGGGGCGGACGCACCCCGGATCGGGCGCGCCGCCCAGATCGGACCCGCCCCAGTTTCACCATAG
- a CDS encoding Rne/Rng family ribonuclease, with amino-acid sequence MANKMLIDASHPEETRVVTVKGSKVEEFDFESASRRQLRGNIYLAKVTRVEPSLQAAFVEYGGNRHGFLAFSEIHPDYYQIPIADRMALLEEEARAEREHEERPERQERSERPERSDQPRRRRRRGRRAEASSRPADAVVSVPAGETQETGAQASQAQETRQETATEATGWQDTHPQAMLEQETFAQEAPRPEGVEHPAQETAPAGEAQPVEAQGSVEAQVGVQAGDAVAQDGQAQESPSQEAPAADALAAEHHSAETPAAEVAPVQGEAGAETPAAIAAAVSAEPAHVEAAADEASPEARTAGPASEATAPVEAEAALPQPVAASQPVDAAEDEDEDDEDETVAEADGESDDSDEDDDEDEDGDDDGDDEDDDEDHEEPVVEQVGGRGDALAEIPERPRTPRRHYKIQEVIKRRQVILVQVVKEERGTKGAALTTYLSLAGRYSVLMPNTGRGGGISRKITSAADRKRLKEIATDLEVPEGMGVILRTAGASRTKPEIKRDFEYLMRLWESVRELTLSSAAPALVYEEGSLIKRAIRDLYNKDIDEVLVAGEDAYREAKDFMRMLMPTQSKVVKPYRDPTPIFARFGVEQQLDAMFSNHVSLRSGGYLVINPTEALVSIDVNSGRATREHDIEDTAYKTNLEAAEEVARQLRLRDLAGLIVIDFIDMEEKRNNRAVEKKLNECLKNDRARIQVGRISPFGLLEMSRQRIRTGVLESSSVPCPHCGGSGFVRATASVALLILRAIEEALIKSNSHNLVLRTRTEVALYILNQKRAHLHELEARFGVAIIIAADERLAATSAFHLERGDLAQRVEPRPVTSIRAEAVLPPPLEEDDEDEDIVEDAEAEIEGEADAEAEGETDEETAEGAPGEDEGGGKRRRRRRRRRGRGERGGADEAEGHEAEGHAAEGHAAEGHLADEAAGEAVQASGERGPEAVSIPITEDGVAPERESREEALSRRRRRGRRGGRGRDRFEETVGTIGDEVVVGAEPGETGGSLVQDALAEEIVALDEIAGPAPEAVGSPVAAPPLPAPDRPAVEREALTVKAIEAPAPVGDAEPAAEAVAPAPAPEPEPEPVAVVLTPPDPDRPKRAGWWSRTKAAIGGE; translated from the coding sequence ATGGCCAACAAGATGCTCATCGATGCCTCCCACCCGGAAGAGACCCGGGTGGTGACGGTCAAGGGTTCGAAGGTCGAGGAATTCGACTTCGAATCCGCTAGCCGCCGCCAGCTGCGGGGCAACATCTATCTCGCCAAGGTCACGCGGGTCGAACCGTCGCTGCAGGCCGCCTTCGTCGAGTACGGGGGCAACCGCCACGGCTTCCTCGCCTTCAGCGAGATCCACCCCGACTACTACCAGATCCCGATCGCCGACCGGATGGCGCTCCTCGAGGAGGAGGCGCGGGCCGAGCGCGAGCACGAGGAGCGCCCCGAGCGCCAGGAGCGCAGCGAGCGTCCGGAGCGCAGCGACCAGCCCCGCCGCCGGCGCCGCCGCGGCCGCCGGGCCGAGGCCTCGTCGCGCCCGGCCGATGCGGTGGTGAGCGTCCCCGCCGGGGAGACGCAGGAGACCGGCGCGCAGGCCTCCCAGGCACAGGAGACCCGCCAGGAGACCGCCACCGAGGCGACCGGCTGGCAGGACACGCACCCCCAGGCGATGCTCGAGCAGGAGACGTTCGCGCAGGAGGCCCCGCGGCCGGAGGGCGTAGAGCATCCGGCGCAGGAGACGGCCCCGGCCGGCGAAGCGCAGCCGGTCGAGGCGCAGGGTTCCGTCGAGGCTCAGGTCGGGGTCCAGGCCGGCGACGCCGTCGCGCAGGACGGCCAGGCTCAAGAGAGCCCGTCCCAGGAAGCGCCTGCCGCGGACGCGCTCGCCGCCGAGCACCATTCGGCCGAGACACCCGCCGCCGAGGTGGCCCCGGTGCAGGGTGAGGCCGGCGCCGAGACCCCGGCGGCAATCGCCGCCGCCGTGTCGGCGGAGCCTGCCCATGTCGAGGCGGCGGCCGACGAAGCGTCGCCCGAGGCCCGGACCGCCGGCCCGGCATCCGAGGCGACCGCGCCCGTCGAGGCCGAGGCCGCCTTGCCCCAGCCCGTCGCCGCCTCGCAGCCGGTCGATGCCGCCGAGGACGAGGACGAGGACGACGAGGACGAGACCGTCGCCGAGGCGGACGGGGAGTCCGACGACTCGGACGAGGACGACGACGAGGACGAAGACGGGGACGACGACGGGGACGACGAGGACGACGACGAGGATCACGAGGAGCCGGTCGTCGAGCAGGTCGGCGGCCGCGGCGACGCGCTGGCCGAGATCCCCGAGCGGCCCCGCACCCCGCGCCGGCACTACAAGATCCAGGAGGTGATCAAGCGCCGGCAGGTCATCCTGGTCCAGGTCGTCAAGGAGGAGCGCGGCACCAAGGGCGCGGCGCTCACCACCTACCTGTCGCTCGCCGGCCGCTACTCGGTCCTGATGCCCAATACCGGCCGGGGCGGCGGCATCTCGCGCAAGATCACCAGCGCGGCCGACCGCAAGCGCCTGAAGGAGATCGCCACCGACCTCGAGGTGCCCGAGGGGATGGGCGTCATCCTGCGCACGGCGGGCGCCTCGCGCACCAAGCCGGAGATCAAGCGCGACTTCGAGTACCTGATGCGGCTGTGGGAGAGCGTGCGCGAGCTCACCCTGTCCTCCGCCGCGCCGGCCCTGGTCTACGAGGAGGGCTCGCTGATCAAGCGCGCCATCCGCGACCTCTACAACAAGGACATCGACGAGGTTCTGGTCGCGGGCGAGGACGCCTACCGCGAGGCCAAGGACTTCATGCGGATGCTGATGCCGACGCAGTCGAAGGTGGTGAAGCCCTACCGCGACCCGACGCCGATCTTCGCCCGCTTCGGGGTCGAGCAGCAGCTCGACGCGATGTTCTCCAACCACGTCTCCCTGCGCTCGGGCGGCTACCTCGTCATCAACCCGACCGAGGCCCTGGTCTCGATCGACGTGAACTCGGGGCGGGCCACCCGCGAGCACGACATCGAGGACACCGCGTACAAGACGAACCTGGAGGCCGCCGAGGAGGTGGCGCGCCAGCTGCGCCTGCGCGACCTCGCCGGGCTCATCGTCATCGACTTCATCGACATGGAGGAGAAGCGGAACAACCGCGCCGTCGAGAAGAAGCTGAACGAGTGCCTGAAGAACGACCGCGCCCGCATCCAGGTCGGCCGGATCTCGCCCTTCGGCCTGCTCGAGATGTCGCGCCAGCGCATCCGCACCGGCGTGCTCGAGTCGTCCTCGGTGCCCTGCCCGCATTGCGGCGGCTCGGGCTTCGTGCGGGCGACCGCCTCGGTGGCCCTGCTGATCCTGCGGGCGATCGAGGAAGCGCTGATCAAGTCGAACAGCCACAACCTGGTGCTGCGCACCCGGACCGAGGTGGCGCTCTACATCCTCAACCAGAAGCGCGCGCACCTGCACGAGCTCGAGGCCCGGTTCGGCGTCGCGATCATCATCGCGGCCGACGAGCGGCTGGCCGCGACCTCGGCCTTCCACCTCGAGCGCGGCGACCTCGCCCAGCGGGTCGAGCCGCGCCCCGTCACCAGCATCCGGGCCGAGGCGGTGCTGCCGCCGCCGCTGGAGGAGGATGACGAGGACGAGGACATCGTCGAGGACGCCGAGGCCGAGATCGAGGGCGAGGCCGACGCGGAGGCCGAGGGCGAGACCGACGAGGAGACCGCCGAGGGTGCGCCCGGCGAGGACGAGGGCGGGGGCAAGCGCCGCCGTCGCCGCCGCCGCCGGCGGGGCCGGGGCGAGCGTGGCGGCGCCGACGAGGCCGAGGGCCACGAGGCAGAGGGACACGCGGCCGAGGGACACGCGGCCGAGGGACACCTGGCGGACGAGGCGGCCGGCGAGGCGGTCCAGGCCTCGGGCGAGCGCGGTCCCGAGGCGGTGTCGATCCCGATCACCGAGGACGGCGTGGCGCCCGAGCGCGAGAGCCGCGAGGAGGCCCTGAGCCGGCGCCGCCGGCGCGGACGCCGCGGCGGCCGCGGGCGCGACCGCTTCGAGGAGACGGTTGGCACGATCGGCGACGAGGTCGTGGTCGGGGCCGAGCCGGGCGAGACCGGCGGCAGCCTGGTGCAGGATGCCCTCGCCGAGGAGATCGTCGCCCTCGACGAGATCGCCGGGCCGGCACCGGAGGCGGTCGGCAGTCCGGTCGCGGCGCCGCCCCTCCCGGCCCCCGATCGTCCCGCCGTGGAGCGCGAGGCCCTGACCGTCAAGGCGATCGAGGCCCCGGCGCCCGTCGGCGACGCCGAGCCCGCCGCCGAGGCGGTGGCCCCTGCCCCCGCTCCGGAGCCCGAGCCGGAGCCGGTGGCGGTCGTGCTGACCCCGCCCGATCCGGACCGTCCGAAGCGGGCCGGCTGGTGGTCCCGCACCAAGGCGGCGATCGGCGGCGAGTGA